The Leadbettera azotonutricia ZAS-9 genome has a window encoding:
- the der gene encoding ribosome biogenesis GTPase Der, giving the protein MKLPTVVLAGRPNVGKSTLFNRLLHKRRAITDPTPGVTRDPVAMDTFILGKKLKLIDTGGFKLDRETDSPEGDLDTLVVEKTLGTLKTADIIILILEAGDLTPEDEEFIELMRPYQKRLLVAVNKTEGGRREADAWNLLSYGFEKVFMISAEHGDNVGDLEEAIVSRINTNTASDDSNTTDTPIRIALLGKPNTGKSTLSNRLTASSASIVSDIPGTTRDVVEGSFTWKNRSFQVLDTAGIRRRSKVSENVEYYSVNRAIKTIDDADIVFLLIDAQEGLTEQDKKIAGLAHDKGRGIILVLNKWDTMPKIKNTFQAAQDRIHFLFGQMEYAPIIGVSGLDGEGVDTLLNTAIRMYGQLNKHIETAALNEKLARWLEENPPPIGPQTRFKVKYAVQVSDNPVKFVFFVSRKQAVSEPYVAFLRNKIRKDLGFSLIPVVIELRSSAGPSERPKKNRR; this is encoded by the coding sequence TTGAAGCTCCCCACAGTAGTCCTTGCAGGCAGGCCCAATGTAGGCAAGTCCACCCTTTTTAACCGTCTCCTCCATAAACGGCGGGCCATCACCGATCCTACTCCCGGTGTTACCCGTGATCCTGTTGCCATGGATACCTTTATTCTGGGGAAGAAGCTGAAGCTCATCGATACCGGGGGCTTCAAGCTCGATCGCGAGACCGACAGCCCCGAAGGGGATCTTGATACCCTGGTAGTAGAGAAAACGCTTGGCACCTTAAAAACCGCGGATATTATCATTCTGATTCTTGAAGCCGGGGATCTGACCCCCGAGGATGAAGAATTTATAGAACTCATGCGGCCTTATCAGAAGCGCCTCCTTGTGGCGGTGAATAAGACCGAGGGCGGGCGCAGGGAAGCTGATGCCTGGAATTTGCTTTCCTATGGATTCGAAAAAGTTTTTATGATATCCGCAGAGCATGGTGATAACGTAGGGGATCTTGAAGAAGCCATTGTATCACGGATTAACACTAATACTGCTAGTGATGACAGTAATACTACCGATACCCCTATACGTATAGCCCTTTTGGGAAAACCCAATACCGGGAAATCAACTTTGTCCAACAGGCTAACCGCTTCTTCAGCCTCTATCGTGAGCGATATACCCGGTACTACCCGGGATGTGGTAGAAGGCAGCTTTACCTGGAAGAACCGTAGCTTCCAGGTGCTGGATACTGCCGGCATAAGGCGGCGCAGCAAGGTCAGCGAAAATGTCGAATATTATTCAGTGAACAGGGCAATTAAAACCATTGACGACGCGGATATTGTTTTTCTCCTTATTGACGCACAGGAAGGTCTTACGGAGCAGGATAAAAAAATCGCCGGCCTTGCCCACGATAAGGGCAGGGGGATTATTTTGGTGCTCAACAAATGGGACACCATGCCCAAGATAAAAAATACCTTCCAGGCAGCCCAGGACAGGATTCATTTCCTTTTTGGGCAAATGGAATACGCCCCCATTATCGGGGTAAGCGGCCTTGACGGGGAGGGCGTGGATACCCTCCTCAACACCGCAATACGCATGTACGGGCAGCTCAATAAGCATATTGAAACCGCCGCCCTGAACGAAAAGCTGGCCCGCTGGCTCGAAGAAAACCCGCCGCCCATTGGCCCTCAAACAAGGTTCAAGGTGAAGTATGCGGTACAGGTTTCGGACAATCCGGTAAAGTTTGTTTTCTTTGTGTCCAGGAAGCAGGCAGTGAGCGAGCCCTATGTTGCTTTCCTCCGCAACAAGATACGCAAGGATCTGGGTTTTTCCCTTATACCCGTAGTGATTGAACTGCGTTCCTCTGCAGGGCCGTCAGAAAGGCCGAAAAAAAACAGGAGATGA
- a CDS encoding MerR family transcriptional regulator produces MASYTIADAQRLLKVKAHVIRYWEQEVPLLQPEKDTNGRKLYSSRDLQILLRLKYLLYERRFTLEGAKEQIYCELAGDHQDLRASISFLRSELLDLYFTAAPAPQTSETQGDGNGSL; encoded by the coding sequence GTGGCTTCCTATACCATTGCCGATGCCCAAAGGCTCCTCAAAGTCAAAGCCCATGTGATACGTTACTGGGAGCAGGAAGTCCCCTTGCTGCAGCCGGAAAAAGATACAAACGGCAGGAAATTGTATTCCTCACGGGATCTGCAAATACTTTTACGCTTAAAATACCTTCTCTACGAGCGCCGTTTTACCCTTGAGGGCGCCAAAGAGCAGATCTACTGTGAGCTTGCAGGGGATCATCAGGATCTGCGGGCAAGCATTTCGTTTTTAAGGTCGGAATTGCTGGATTTGTATTTTACAGCAGCCCCGGCGCCGCAAACCAGTGAAACTCAAGGCGATGGCAATGGATCTCTTTAA